The DNA sequence ACGCCATGATTCCAAAGGCCATTTTCACCAATAAGAAATTCAGTTACTGGCAGTAAACACCCGTTTCTGGTGCCAGCAGCATTCACACAAAAAGCCCTGCCTGTATAGCCAGATCCGGCCATACTGCAGGGCTTTCGTCAATCAGGTTGTTCTGTACTTACTAAACGTACTGGCCGGTATGTGTTGGCGTCAGGTGCGCCAACTCGCCCGGCTCAAACAGCCGGGAGCGCGTTAGAAAGCGCACACCCAGGGGAATTTCCAGCGAGAAGCTGGCGCCCCGACCGGGTGTTACGTCGATAAGTAGCTGGGTGTACTGCCAGTAGATAAACTGGTCTTCCGACATCCAGAAGTCGCAGCCCTCGATCTGCCCCAGCCAGATGTCTGACGCACCAACGATAAAATCGCCCACGGCATAACACATCGGGGATGAGCCGTCACAGCAGCCCCCACTCTGGTGAAACATGAGCGGTCCGTGCCGGTCCCGAAGCTGCGCAATGACATCGGCAGCGGCTGGCGTAACGTCGACCCGGGCAATTGTTTGT is a window from the Spirosoma rigui genome containing:
- a CDS encoding DUF779 domain-containing protein encodes the protein MTAQTIARVDVTPAAADVIAQLRDRHGPLMFHQSGGCCDGSSPMCYAVGDFIVGASDIWLGQIEGCDFWMSEDQFIYWQYTQLLIDVTPGRGASFSLEIPLGVRFLTRSRLFEPGELAHLTPTHTGQYV